In the Bacteroidota bacterium genome, one interval contains:
- a CDS encoding LytTR family DNA-binding domain-containing protein: MKSHTFVKDTGLDMLRTIIIDDEALVRDTLSKLLHACCPNVKIIGLADGVESGIATIRKHHPDLVLLDIKMDDGTGFDLLKAMEPVNFKVIFITAYEQFAVKAFKFSALDYLLKPIDPEELTEAVNRAEQVRQQEFHTQLNTLEENLASQSNKNRKIILKTSDNIYLIRVQDISYIESDGSYAFVYLHNGNRILVSRNLKEFEELLIDHGFYRVHKSFLINLTHIARFEKGEGGYLILDNESKVPVASRKREELLEMFSRLSE, encoded by the coding sequence ATGAAATCACATACATTTGTGAAAGATACCGGTCTGGATATGTTACGCACGATCATTATCGATGATGAAGCGCTTGTGAGGGATACGCTGAGCAAGCTTTTGCATGCCTGCTGTCCGAATGTGAAAATCATTGGTCTTGCCGATGGAGTGGAATCTGGTATAGCAACAATCCGAAAGCATCATCCTGACCTGGTACTGCTGGATATCAAAATGGACGACGGGACGGGCTTTGATCTGTTAAAAGCGATGGAACCTGTCAACTTTAAAGTGATATTTATCACTGCCTATGAGCAATTTGCTGTCAAAGCATTCAAATTCAGCGCGCTGGACTACCTTCTCAAGCCAATCGATCCCGAAGAGTTGACCGAAGCTGTTAACAGGGCAGAGCAGGTCCGTCAGCAGGAATTCCATACCCAGTTAAATACTTTGGAAGAGAACCTGGCCAGCCAGAGTAATAAAAATCGCAAGATCATCCTGAAAACCAGCGATAATATTTACCTGATCCGGGTTCAGGATATATCGTACATTGAGTCGGATGGAAGCTATGCGTTCGTTTATCTACATAATGGTAACAGAATTCTTGTTTCCAGAAACCTCAAAGAATTCGAAGAGCTTCTCATCGACCATGGCTTTTATCGTGTTCATAAATCCTTTCTTATCAACTTAACCCATATAGCACGTTTTGAGAAAGGCGAAGGCGGTTACCTTATCCTTGACAATGAAAGCAAGGTGCCGGTAGCATCACGGAAACGGGAGGAATTGCTGGAGATGTTCAGCAGGCTGAGTGAATAA
- a CDS encoding ATP-binding protein, with amino-acid sequence MINRILEDLISSRLFTGKTILLLGPRQVGKTTLMKSIQQKFTGKTLWLNADNPEDRELLNGINSTRAQELFTPGMLIIIDEAQRLENSGLTLKIIHDNCPEIQLAATGSSTFELTDKIKESLTGRKWTFNLFPISLAEFANHTNKLDLVRSVETRMIYGSYPEVINRAGNERDVLNELISDYLYKDVFALKEVRRPDILEKLVKALAFQIGNQVSNRELANLVQADKETVERYIYLLEEAFIIFRLNSFSRNLRSELRQSKKIYFFDNGIRNAVINQFNPLSLRNDTGALWENMMISERLKNNEYQRLFKNVYFWRTNRQQEIDYLEEFDGKLYGYEFKWQETKKARAAAIFLSAYPDAEIIVVHKDNFLEFIFS; translated from the coding sequence ATGATTAATAGAATACTGGAGGATCTGATCAGTAGCAGGTTATTTACTGGTAAGACAATTCTTTTACTTGGTCCGAGGCAGGTCGGTAAAACCACCCTGATGAAAAGTATTCAGCAAAAATTTACGGGGAAAACTCTATGGCTTAATGCCGACAATCCTGAGGACCGGGAACTTCTAAACGGCATCAACTCTACCAGGGCTCAAGAACTTTTCACTCCTGGTATGTTAATAATCATTGATGAAGCACAAAGGCTAGAAAACTCGGGATTGACCTTGAAAATCATTCATGATAATTGCCCTGAGATTCAATTGGCTGCAACTGGTTCAAGTACTTTTGAACTTACAGATAAAATCAAGGAGTCACTCACCGGAAGAAAATGGACATTTAATCTTTTTCCGATATCACTGGCAGAATTTGCTAATCATACGAATAAACTTGACTTGGTCCGGTCGGTGGAAACCCGTATGATATACGGTTCATATCCGGAGGTAATCAATCGTGCAGGGAATGAAAGGGACGTTTTAAATGAATTAATTTCGGATTATTTATACAAAGATGTTTTTGCCCTTAAAGAAGTCAGGAGACCTGATATCCTGGAAAAACTTGTTAAAGCACTTGCCTTCCAGATAGGAAATCAGGTTTCAAACCGTGAACTGGCTAACCTGGTGCAAGCCGATAAGGAAACCGTTGAAAGGTATATCTATTTGTTAGAGGAAGCCTTTATTATTTTCCGGTTGAATTCGTTTTCCAGGAACCTGAGAAGCGAACTCAGGCAGTCGAAGAAAATTTATTTTTTCGATAATGGAATAAGGAATGCTGTCATCAATCAGTTTAACCCTTTATCATTGCGTAATGATACAGGAGCTTTGTGGGAGAACATGATGATATCAGAGCGGTTGAAAAATAATGAGTACCAGAGACTTTTCAAAAACGTCTATTTCTGGCGCACAAACCGACAGCAGGAAATCGATTACCTCGAAGAATTTGACGGGAAACTTTATGGCTATGAATTTAAATGGCAGGAAACAAAAAAAGCCAGGGCCGCTGCTATCTTTTTATCTGCCTATCCCGACGCTGAAATTATCGTTGTCCATAAAGATAATTTCCTGGAGTTTATTTTTAGTTAA
- a CDS encoding histidine kinase, giving the protein MKRVIFLFLLYFSCSIVFCQIPNQTRQKAVDSLFNLLPMAEGTTKADLLNHLSLQLAPRSFDSSFRFATEALQLSEKLEYPRGEGMATFNIGNSYYFKSDIKNALTNYLSALRMLEPFEPAREIGDLLLMLGSINEYVRNTEKMFDYYNRAVRNFLAASDTSAAMLVYMTLGCAYGYKLQTLAQIDSLSIEEVNMMMDSAIAYNNMALDYYLIPHVDYKWAPVEVWLTNIYNYHGCYYQAKGDSLALFYYLKAFEQSRAIKDTISRNFLEGLMCANLGYNYYFQMNYPDKGYKYAKEAIELLKKTGRYDIYAGSLSILGQIELDQGRFGRAEMYLLRALNVSDTFLLKIDQIDEPDPTIRLWSVTQIRSQRVIMFSHLVRLFELTGDLKNALLYQKKLEEGKSLQSQDELTRQIIGQQADHEDELKRQEISSLVKDNEFRRLKLNQTRILLVSVSCIFLIILLIVVLWIQHKRYRADHKALVLEQKLLRSQMNPHFIFNSLASIQNFILNQQADNASIFLTRFSKLLRNVLDNSAQEYVPLEKEISTIENYLALQKIRFGNKFEYAIDVDDALDPESVMIPPMLAQPFIENSIEHGIKHKKNIGHINIQFKQVGNMIHFEVEDDGVGREKAREVEIQQQKDHLSMATSITRERLVNLNKKLKKKISLDIIDLFTESGEACGTKVMFGIPIASR; this is encoded by the coding sequence ATGAAGCGAGTTATTTTTTTGTTTTTATTGTATTTTTCTTGCTCCATCGTGTTTTGCCAGATCCCGAATCAGACCCGGCAAAAGGCGGTCGACAGCCTGTTTAACCTGTTACCGATGGCTGAAGGTACCACAAAGGCCGATCTGTTGAACCATCTTTCCCTTCAGCTGGCCCCGCGCAGTTTCGATTCCAGCTTTCGGTTTGCTACTGAGGCCCTTCAGTTGTCAGAAAAACTTGAATATCCCCGTGGAGAAGGAATGGCTACCTTCAATATTGGAAATAGTTATTACTTCAAGTCTGATATTAAAAATGCCCTGACTAACTATCTTTCTGCTTTGCGAATGCTTGAACCTTTCGAACCAGCCAGAGAGATTGGTGATCTTCTACTGATGTTAGGTTCCATTAACGAATATGTGCGCAATACCGAAAAAATGTTTGACTATTATAATCGAGCGGTAAGGAATTTTTTGGCCGCCAGCGATACTTCAGCAGCAATGTTAGTTTATATGACACTTGGCTGTGCTTATGGATATAAACTCCAGACCCTGGCACAAATTGATTCTCTTTCTATCGAAGAGGTAAATATGATGATGGACAGCGCTATCGCATATAATAACATGGCTCTCGATTATTATTTAATTCCTCATGTGGACTATAAATGGGCACCCGTTGAAGTATGGTTAACCAATATTTATAATTATCATGGATGCTATTATCAGGCTAAAGGCGACTCCCTGGCGCTGTTTTATTACCTAAAAGCGTTTGAACAATCAAGAGCGATTAAGGATACTATTAGCAGGAATTTCCTGGAAGGATTAATGTGTGCAAACCTCGGTTATAACTATTATTTCCAAATGAACTATCCTGACAAGGGCTATAAATATGCCAAAGAAGCTATTGAACTATTAAAAAAAACAGGACGCTACGACATCTATGCCGGTTCTTTATCAATACTCGGCCAAATAGAACTGGACCAAGGACGTTTCGGGAGAGCTGAGATGTATTTACTTCGGGCGCTGAATGTTAGCGATACTTTCCTCCTCAAGATTGACCAAATAGATGAACCAGATCCCACTATCAGACTTTGGAGCGTTACCCAAATACGCTCACAGCGGGTAATAATGTTCAGCCATTTGGTCCGGCTGTTTGAGCTGACTGGTGATTTAAAAAACGCATTGTTGTATCAGAAAAAACTGGAAGAAGGAAAGAGTTTACAGTCGCAGGATGAACTGACCAGGCAGATTATCGGCCAGCAGGCGGATCATGAGGATGAATTAAAAAGGCAGGAGATCAGCAGTTTGGTGAAAGACAATGAGTTTCGTCGCTTAAAGCTTAACCAGACCAGGATTTTGCTTGTTTCTGTCAGCTGTATATTCCTGATTATTTTGTTGATTGTTGTGCTTTGGATCCAGCATAAGAGATACAGGGCAGACCATAAAGCTCTCGTCCTGGAGCAAAAGCTTCTCCGCTCCCAGATGAATCCCCATTTCATATTCAACTCCCTGGCCAGCATACAGAACTTTATCCTGAACCAGCAGGCGGATAATGCGAGTATATTCCTTACCCGGTTCTCAAAATTGCTGCGCAATGTACTGGATAACTCAGCTCAGGAATACGTTCCGCTGGAGAAAGAGATCAGCACCATCGAGAATTACCTGGCACTTCAAAAGATCCGTTTTGGGAATAAGTTTGAGTATGCGATTGATGTGGATGATGCACTCGATCCTGAGTCGGTCATGATCCCGCCCATGCTGGCTCAGCCGTTCATTGAGAATTCGATTGAGCATGGTATCAAACATAAAAAAAACATAGGCCATATCAATATCCAGTTTAAGCAAGTGGGCAACATGATCCATTTTGAGGTGGAAGACGACGGAGTTGGCCGTGAGAAAGCCCGTGAGGTGGAGATCCAGCAACAGAAAGACCATCTTTCCATGGCCACCTCCATCACCCGCGAACGGCTGGTAAACCTGAATAAAAAACTTAAGAAAAAAATCAGCCTCGACATCATCGATCTCTTTACTGAATCGGGCGAAGCCTGCGGAACAAAGGTAATGTTTGGAATACCCATCGCATCGCGATAA
- a CDS encoding ORF6N domain-containing protein produces MVPFEKIDRTILLIRGNKVMLDSDLALIYGVKTFRLNEQVKRNKT; encoded by the coding sequence TTGGTCCCTTTTGAAAAAATTGACAGGACTATTCTGCTGATCAGAGGGAATAAAGTGATGCTTGACTCGGATCTTGCTCTAATATACGGAGTCAAAACCTTTCGATTGAACGAGCAAGTTAAACGAAACAAAACATAG